One genomic segment of Ictalurus punctatus breed USDA103 chromosome 12, Coco_2.0, whole genome shotgun sequence includes these proteins:
- the vamp1a gene encoding vesicle associated membrane protein 1a: MSAPEQDVATDPGAPDGEGGPPTSDPNLTNNLRLQQAQAQVDEVVDIMRVNVKNAIDRDIKLSQLDDRADALHDGAKLFESSAAKLKNKYWWKNCKMMIIMGVIVVLLVGIAFMYFYY; the protein is encoded by the exons AT GTCTGCGCCAGAACAGGATGTCGCCACTGACCCAGGAGCCCCAGATGGAGAGGGAGGACCACCAACCTCAGACCCAAACCTCACTAATAATCTTCGCCTCCAACAGGCACAGGCCCAAGTGGATGAG GTGGTGGATATCATGCGTGTGAATGTTAAGAATGCAATAGACAGGGACATAAAGTTGTCGCAGTTGGACGACCGGGCTGATGCGCTGCACGATGGAGCCAAGCTGTTTGAGAGCAGCGCTGCCAAGCTAAAGAACAAGTACTGGTGGAAAAACTGCAAG ATGATGATCATCATGGGAGTTATCGTGGTCCTCCTCGTGGGCATTGCTTTCA TGTACTTCTACTACTGA